In Methylomagnum ishizawai, one DNA window encodes the following:
- the yjgA gene encoding ribosome biogenesis factor YjgA: MWTDDPDDYEPELPPSKSQLKRDSAALHDLGQELIELPPEQLARLDLPPGLLDAVRLGQTITAHGGLRRQRKYIGKLLRDLDPEPIRQALADLKVVSADAVRLQHTCERWRERMLAGGDAAVNEFLAEYPEADRQKLRQLVRDGQRERQAGQAPRAARALFRHVRETLSADADADGTGEFEEEAPEAD, from the coding sequence ATGTGGACGGACGATCCCGATGATTACGAACCCGAGCTTCCCCCCAGCAAATCCCAACTCAAGCGCGACAGCGCGGCGCTACACGACCTGGGCCAGGAACTGATCGAACTCCCCCCCGAGCAACTCGCCCGGCTGGACCTGCCCCCCGGACTCCTGGACGCGGTGCGGCTGGGCCAGACCATCACCGCCCACGGCGGACTGCGCCGCCAGCGCAAATACATCGGGAAGCTGCTGCGCGACCTCGACCCCGAACCCATCCGCCAAGCCTTGGCCGATTTGAAAGTGGTCAGTGCCGACGCCGTCCGCCTGCAACACACCTGCGAGCGCTGGCGCGAACGGATGCTGGCCGGGGGCGACGCCGCCGTGAACGAATTCCTGGCCGAATACCCGGAAGCCGACCGCCAGAAACTCAGGCAATTGGTCCGCGACGGCCAGCGCGAGCGCCAAGCGGGCCAAGCGCCACGGGCGGCGCGGGCGCTGTTCCGCCATGTCCGGGAAACGCTATCGGCGGACGCGGACGCGGACGGGACGGGGGAGTTCGAGGAGGAGGCACCGGAAGCCGATTGA
- a CDS encoding class II glutamine amidotransferase — translation MCQLLGMNCNVPTDICFSFEGFQLRGGLTDHHRDGWGIAFFEGRGCRVFLDSKATIESPVAELVRRYPIHSTNVIAHIRKATQGRIALENSHPFQRELWGRYWLFAHNGNLENYAPALSGDYRPVGDTDSERAFCHILDTFRREFPNGPPDEIALFGVLKRLCQDIAAHGTFNCLLSNGDALYAHCSTQLHYLVRQAPFSCAHLVDQDVTVDFSQLTTPEDRVAVIATLPLTDNEAWTALRTHQLVLFRDGVPVEGL, via the coding sequence ATGTGCCAATTGCTAGGCATGAATTGCAACGTCCCCACGGATATCTGTTTTTCCTTCGAGGGTTTCCAACTGCGCGGCGGGCTGACCGACCATCACCGCGATGGTTGGGGCATCGCCTTTTTCGAGGGCCGGGGCTGCCGGGTGTTCCTCGATTCCAAGGCCACCATCGAATCGCCGGTCGCCGAATTGGTACGGCGCTATCCGATCCATTCCACCAATGTCATCGCCCATATCCGCAAAGCCACCCAGGGCCGCATCGCCCTGGAGAACAGCCATCCGTTCCAGCGCGAGCTGTGGGGCCGCTATTGGCTGTTCGCCCATAATGGCAATCTGGAAAACTACGCGCCCGCGCTGTCCGGCGATTACCGCCCGGTGGGCGATACCGACAGCGAGCGGGCCTTCTGCCATATCCTCGACACCTTCCGCCGCGAATTCCCCAACGGCCCGCCCGACGAGATCGCCTTGTTCGGGGTGCTGAAGCGGCTCTGCCAGGACATCGCCGCCCATGGCACTTTCAATTGCCTGCTGTCGAACGGCGACGCTCTCTACGCCCATTGCTCGACCCAGTTGCATTATCTGGTGCGCCAAGCCCCGTTCAGCTGCGCCCATTTGGTGGATCAGGACGTGACCGTCGATTTCAGCCAGCTCACCACGCCCGAGGACCGGGTCGCGGTGATCGCCACCTTGCCGCTCACCGACAACGAGGCCTGGACGGCGCTGCGGACCCATCAGTTGGTGCTGTTCCGGGATGGCGTTCCGGTCGAGGGTTTGTAG
- a CDS encoding cyclic nucleotide-binding domain-containing protein codes for MHIDLFKNTDSVETFPAGTAIFSEGEDSDGLMYVLLEGEVEVFVGGKPVNLIGPGEFLGEIGLIDRGPRSATAIATMDSKLAPINEKRFQFLVRQTPNFALAVMRSMAERLRLPRD; via the coding sequence ATGCACATCGATTTATTCAAGAACACCGACAGCGTCGAAACCTTCCCGGCCGGGACGGCGATCTTCTCGGAAGGCGAGGATTCCGACGGTCTCATGTACGTCCTGCTGGAAGGCGAAGTGGAAGTCTTCGTCGGTGGCAAGCCGGTCAACCTGATCGGGCCGGGCGAATTCCTGGGCGAGATCGGCCTGATCGACCGCGGCCCGCGCAGCGCCACGGCCATCGCCACGATGGATTCCAAACTGGCCCCGATCAACGAAAAGCGCTTCCAATTCCTGGTGCGGCAAACGCCGAACTTCGCCCTGGCGGTGATGCGGTCCATGGCCGAACGCCTGCGCCTGCCCCGCGACTGA
- a CDS encoding efflux RND transporter permease subunit, whose amino-acid sequence MLGRIIDGSARNAFLILLATAFVVAYGVYAVLKTPLDALPDLSDAQVIVYTEYSGQAPQVVEDQVTYPLATAMLSVPRSKVVRGFSFFGASFVYVIFEDGTDLYWARSRVLEHLAMLAGRLPKNAVPILGPDATGVGWVYQYAVLGVQHSLAELRALQDWFLRYQLTKAQGVAEVASVGGFVRQYQVVVDPRKLQAYGIALGEVGRVIAASNRDVGGRVVEMAETEYMVRGQGYLRGIRDIEDLVVKAEGGTPVLIRDVARVELGPDERRGITELNGEGEVVSGIAIARYGQNALDVIDHVKAKLAQLAPGLPAGVSIQPVYDRSVLILKAIANLRDKLFEESLVVALVCVVFLYHVRSALVAIVMLPVGVLIAFIVMRWLDINSNLMSLGGIAIAIGAMVDAAIVMIENAHKHLERAGPGADRLELMIAAAREVGPALFLSLCVITVSFLPVFVLEEQEGRLFKPLAFTKTFAMAGAALLSVTLVPVLMVWFIRGRIVPEHENPINRLLIWLYRPVIETVLRWQKLTLAVAVLALAASVYPASRLGSEFMPTLNEGTLLFMPMSLPGLSVTQAAAIMQTQNRILKTFPEVESVFGKAGRAATATDPAPLEMFETVVNLKPEDQWRPGLTLDRLIAEMDRATQLPGVTSAWTLPIKNRIDMLSTGIRTPIGIKVFGKDLAEMARLATQIEAVVKTVPGTGSAYAERITGGYYLNIEPDRLQLARHGLGVGDFLEVIATALGGETVTTTVEGRERFDVIVRYPRELRDSPQRIASEVLVPTPAGAMVPLGQLARIGLERGVPVIRTENALLSAYVFVDIRDRDIGGYVAEAQRAVLERVKFPPGYYATWSGQFEYMERAKAKLALAVPLTVFIIFLLLYLNFRRLTETLIVMLSLPFALIGGVWLLYGLGYHLSVAVAVGFIALAGVAAETGVVMLIYLDQALGAARARCGREGRALRAADLYAAIREGAVDRVRPKMMTVVAIMAGLLPIMWGTGTGSEVMRRIAAPMVGGMLSSTVLTLVVIPALYAWVKGRGLPVRPG is encoded by the coding sequence ATGCTCGGGCGCATCATCGACGGCTCGGCCCGCAATGCCTTCCTCATCCTGCTGGCGACGGCCTTCGTCGTGGCCTATGGCGTCTACGCCGTGCTGAAAACCCCGCTCGACGCCTTGCCGGACCTGTCCGACGCCCAGGTGATCGTCTACACCGAATATTCCGGCCAAGCCCCGCAGGTGGTCGAGGACCAAGTGACCTATCCCTTGGCCACGGCCATGCTCAGCGTGCCGCGTTCCAAGGTGGTGCGCGGTTTCTCGTTCTTCGGCGCGTCCTTCGTGTATGTGATTTTCGAGGACGGGACCGATTTATATTGGGCGCGTTCGCGGGTGTTGGAGCATCTCGCCATGCTCGCGGGCCGTTTGCCCAAAAACGCCGTGCCCATCCTGGGACCGGACGCCACCGGGGTGGGCTGGGTCTATCAATACGCCGTACTGGGCGTGCAACATTCCTTGGCGGAACTCCGCGCCCTGCAAGACTGGTTCCTCCGCTACCAACTCACCAAGGCCCAGGGCGTGGCCGAGGTCGCCAGCGTCGGCGGCTTCGTGCGGCAATATCAAGTGGTGGTCGATCCCCGCAAGCTGCAAGCCTATGGCATCGCCTTGGGCGAGGTGGGCCGGGTGATCGCCGCCAGCAACCGCGACGTGGGCGGGCGGGTGGTGGAAATGGCCGAGACCGAATACATGGTGCGCGGCCAGGGCTATCTGCGTGGCATCCGCGATATCGAGGATTTGGTGGTGAAGGCCGAGGGCGGCACGCCGGTCCTGATCCGCGATGTGGCGCGGGTCGAACTCGGCCCGGACGAACGCCGCGGCATCACCGAATTGAACGGCGAGGGCGAGGTGGTGTCCGGCATCGCCATCGCCCGCTACGGCCAGAACGCCCTGGACGTGATCGACCATGTCAAGGCCAAGCTGGCCCAACTCGCGCCCGGCTTACCCGCCGGGGTGTCGATCCAGCCGGTGTACGACCGCTCCGTGTTGATCCTCAAGGCCATCGCCAACCTCCGCGACAAGCTGTTCGAGGAAAGCTTAGTGGTGGCCTTGGTCTGTGTGGTGTTCCTTTATCACGTCCGCAGCGCCCTGGTCGCCATCGTCATGTTGCCGGTGGGGGTGTTGATCGCCTTCATCGTGATGCGTTGGCTGGACATCAATTCCAACCTGATGAGCCTGGGCGGCATCGCCATCGCCATCGGGGCCATGGTCGATGCCGCCATCGTGATGATCGAGAACGCCCACAAGCACCTCGAACGTGCCGGACCCGGCGCCGACCGCCTGGAACTCATGATCGCGGCGGCCCGGGAGGTCGGCCCGGCGCTGTTCCTCAGCCTCTGCGTGATTACCGTGTCGTTCCTGCCGGTGTTCGTGCTGGAGGAGCAGGAGGGCCGCTTGTTCAAGCCCTTGGCCTTCACCAAGACCTTCGCCATGGCGGGGGCCGCCTTGCTGTCGGTGACTTTGGTGCCGGTGCTGATGGTTTGGTTCATCCGGGGCCGGATCGTCCCGGAACATGAAAATCCCATCAACCGGCTGTTGATCTGGCTGTACCGCCCGGTCATCGAGACCGTGTTGCGCTGGCAGAAGCTCACCCTGGCCGTGGCCGTGCTGGCGCTGGCGGCGAGCGTCTATCCCGCCTCCAGGTTGGGCAGCGAGTTCATGCCCACGTTGAACGAGGGGACTTTGCTGTTCATGCCCATGAGCCTGCCGGGGTTGTCGGTGACCCAGGCGGCGGCGATCATGCAGACCCAGAACCGCATCCTGAAAACCTTCCCCGAGGTCGAGTCGGTGTTCGGCAAGGCGGGCCGCGCCGCCACCGCCACCGATCCCGCGCCCTTGGAAATGTTCGAGACCGTGGTCAACCTCAAGCCGGAGGACCAATGGCGGCCCGGCCTGACCCTGGACCGGCTCATCGCCGAGATGGACCGGGCGACCCAGCTACCGGGCGTCACCAGCGCCTGGACCCTGCCGATCAAGAACCGCATCGATATGCTGTCCACCGGCATCCGCACGCCCATCGGCATCAAGGTGTTCGGCAAGGATTTGGCGGAAATGGCGCGGCTCGCCACCCAGATCGAGGCCGTGGTCAAGACCGTGCCCGGCACCGGCAGCGCCTACGCCGAGCGCATCACCGGCGGCTATTACCTCAATATCGAGCCGGACCGGCTGCAATTGGCGCGGCACGGCCTCGGGGTCGGCGATTTCCTGGAGGTGATCGCCACGGCCCTGGGCGGCGAGACCGTGACCACCACGGTCGAGGGCCGGGAGCGCTTCGATGTGATCGTGCGCTATCCCAGGGAACTGCGCGATTCGCCGCAGCGCATCGCCTCGGAAGTGCTGGTGCCGACGCCCGCCGGGGCCATGGTGCCCTTGGGGCAATTGGCGCGGATCGGCCTGGAGCGTGGCGTCCCGGTTATCCGCACCGAGAACGCGCTGTTGTCGGCCTATGTGTTCGTGGATATCCGCGACCGCGATATCGGCGGCTATGTGGCGGAAGCGCAGCGGGCGGTGCTGGAACGGGTGAAGTTCCCGCCCGGTTATTACGCCACCTGGAGCGGGCAGTTCGAGTACATGGAGCGGGCCAAGGCCAAGCTGGCGCTGGCGGTGCCGCTGACCGTGTTCATCATCTTCCTGCTGCTGTATCTGAATTTCCGCAGGTTGACCGAAACCCTGATCGTGATGCTGTCCTTGCCCTTCGCCTTGATCGGCGGGGTGTGGCTGTTGTATGGCTTGGGCTATCACCTGAGCGTGGCGGTGGCGGTGGGGTTCATCGCCCTGGCCGGGGTGGCGGCGGAAACCGGCGTGGTGATGCTGATTTATCTGGACCAGGCGCTCGGCGCGGCGCGGGCGCGTTGCGGGCGGGAGGGGCGGGCGCTGCGGGCCGCCGATCTCTACGCCGCCATCCGCGAGGGCGCGGTGGACCGGGTGCGGCCCAAGATGATGACCGTGGTCGCCATCATGGCGGGCTTGCTGCCGATCATGTGGGGGACGGGGACGGGTTCGGAGGTCATGCGCCGCATCGCCGCGCCCATGGTGGGCGGGATGTTGTCCTCCACCGTGCTGACCTTGGTGGTGATTCCGGCCTTGTATGCCTGGGTGAAGGGGCGGGGGTTGCCCGTCCGTCCGGGCTGA
- a CDS encoding IS1634 family transposase: protein MTSTVSIPAAGEGGAADYAVQDLDHLGLVAGMVDELGLVELIDRLVPQDHGQRKLSVGVLVKAMILNGLGFVQRTLYLMPRFFQDKPVERLLGPGVLAEHLNDDALGRALDAIHRYGPTELFAALAAQAVKRLGLACRTGHLDATSLHTDGQPKGGEEPEVVRVTQGYSRDHRPDLNQVVAQFICENEAGIPLLMKALGGNSSDQADFRQTVSAHVGQLRTDVGLEYLVADSALYTGETLRELDGFGWISRVPETVGLARELTLAVAGDLARSPEELAFRSLCVTHGGIRQRWLVVHTQAARHRAGKALGKRHLAQGEAEWKAFDRLQRTPFACAADAEAALCAFRKQHKLTSVHDAQVLARPRYAKQGRPAQGQPPDAHQYFVQGGLASRIDLHRQALDRKSCFIVATNELDGQALPDGRVIDLYKKGQQKVERGFRFLKDPLFLASTLFLKSPRRLMALLMVMTLCLLIYAAIEWRIRQTLQISQRSFPDQKGQATQCPTARWVFQYFSGIRLLKVMDSQTLVLGLNLHHRTILDLLGNRYAELYANSA from the coding sequence ATGACTTCGACGGTTTCGATCCCGGCGGCGGGTGAAGGAGGTGCCGCCGACTATGCCGTCCAGGACCTCGATCACCTGGGCTTGGTGGCGGGGATGGTCGATGAACTGGGGTTGGTGGAACTGATCGACCGCCTGGTTCCGCAGGACCATGGACAGCGCAAGCTGTCGGTGGGCGTGTTGGTGAAGGCGATGATCCTGAACGGCCTGGGGTTCGTGCAGAGGACGCTGTACCTGATGCCCCGGTTTTTCCAGGACAAGCCGGTGGAACGGCTGCTGGGGCCGGGCGTCCTCGCGGAGCACCTGAACGACGACGCGTTGGGCCGCGCCCTGGACGCCATCCACCGGTACGGCCCCACGGAACTGTTCGCCGCGCTGGCGGCGCAGGCGGTGAAGCGGCTGGGCTTGGCGTGCCGGACGGGGCACCTGGACGCGACCAGCCTGCACACCGACGGCCAGCCCAAGGGTGGGGAGGAGCCGGAAGTCGTCCGCGTCACCCAGGGGTACAGCCGCGACCACCGGCCGGATTTGAACCAGGTGGTGGCGCAGTTCATCTGCGAGAACGAAGCCGGGATTCCCTTGCTCATGAAGGCGCTCGGCGGGAACAGCAGCGACCAGGCCGACTTCCGCCAGACGGTGTCGGCCCATGTTGGGCAATTGCGGACCGACGTGGGGCTGGAATATCTGGTGGCCGACAGCGCGCTCTACACCGGGGAAACCCTGCGGGAATTGGACGGCTTCGGCTGGATCAGCCGGGTGCCGGAGACCGTCGGCCTGGCGCGCGAGTTGACCCTGGCGGTGGCGGGCGACCTGGCGCGGAGCCCGGAGGAACTGGCCTTCCGGAGCCTGTGCGTTACGCATGGCGGCATCCGGCAGCGTTGGCTGGTCGTGCATACCCAGGCCGCCCGCCACCGCGCGGGGAAGGCCTTGGGCAAACGGCACCTGGCCCAGGGCGAGGCCGAGTGGAAAGCCTTCGACCGGCTCCAAAGGACCCCCTTCGCCTGCGCGGCGGACGCCGAAGCCGCTTTGTGCGCCTTCCGCAAGCAGCACAAGCTCACCTCGGTCCACGACGCCCAGGTCCTCGCCCGTCCCCGCTACGCCAAGCAGGGGCGTCCCGCCCAGGGCCAGCCACCGGACGCCCACCAATACTTCGTCCAAGGGGGCCTGGCTTCCCGGATCGATCTCCACCGCCAGGCGCTGGACCGCAAAAGCTGCTTCATCGTCGCCACCAACGAACTGGACGGCCAGGCGCTCCCCGACGGCCGGGTCATCGACCTCTACAAAAAGGGCCAACAGAAGGTCGAGCGTGGATTCCGTTTTTTGAAGGACCCACTCTTTCTTGCCTCCACGCTGTTCCTGAAATCGCCCCGCCGCCTGATGGCTTTGCTCATGGTGATGACCCTGTGCTTGCTGATCTACGCCGCCATCGAATGGCGGATCCGCCAGACCCTGCAAATCAGCCAGCGATCCTTCCCCGACCAGAAGGGCCAGGCCACTCAGTGCCCCACCGCACGCTGGGTCTTCCAGTACTTTTCCGGCATCCGCCTGCTCAAAGTCATGGACTCCCAAACCCTCGTTCTTGGCCTCAACCTCCACCACAGGACAATCCTCGACCTGCTCGGCAACCGCTACGCCGAGCTATATGCCAATTCAGCGTGA
- a CDS encoding SBBP repeat-containing protein produces the protein MNNHNVYKFLCAAFFALAFADTCAAAPPLITVDYTRHYGSPLDEQLTGIAHDALGNALVVGNSVDSSSGGTNGFVRKYDGLGALLWHQGKDSASMDGITMDKNGHAYIVGSYTAGTWPNERDYIYLQSLDSTGTTLWTKQFTVPVVSDRTRLTANAIATDPRGKNAIVILFEKAYYPYQNRQVFIRKYNVSGGLLWEKQVNDISSPYAARPSLAIDPNGNIYVAANSVSFQKWNTSLTRLDAQGIATWTVPFFPTSSTQLTYVHALAADKGGNVYLTGITRGNLVDQNQGYDDVFLRKYGSDGSILWTKQFGTDSDDYGNDLTVDSVGNIYVVGSSMGKLNGTNQGSYDAFVRKYNMDGQLLRGRQFGTSDFDIANAVCVDDNNAVYVGGNTNGNLGGAAKGKLDIYLRKYKIFQ, from the coding sequence ATGAACAATCACAACGTCTATAAATTCCTCTGCGCCGCGTTTTTTGCCCTCGCCTTCGCTGACACCTGCGCAGCGGCCCCGCCTCTGATCACCGTCGATTACACCAGACATTACGGGTCTCCCCTGGATGAACAGTTGACGGGTATCGCGCACGATGCTTTAGGCAACGCCCTTGTCGTAGGGAACAGCGTGGACTCCAGTTCCGGCGGTACCAATGGATTTGTTCGCAAATACGATGGGCTTGGAGCCCTCCTCTGGCACCAAGGCAAGGATTCCGCCTCGATGGATGGAATCACCATGGATAAAAACGGCCATGCGTATATCGTGGGCTCTTATACAGCCGGAACCTGGCCTAACGAGCGCGACTACATTTACCTTCAGAGCCTGGATTCAACGGGGACCACGTTATGGACCAAACAATTCACGGTTCCAGTGGTCAGCGACCGTACCCGTTTAACCGCCAATGCTATCGCCACCGACCCCCGAGGCAAGAACGCCATCGTCATCCTTTTCGAAAAGGCTTATTACCCATATCAAAATCGGCAGGTTTTCATTAGAAAATATAATGTCTCAGGGGGGCTGCTCTGGGAAAAACAGGTCAATGATATCTCGTCGCCCTATGCGGCCCGCCCGAGCTTGGCCATCGACCCCAATGGCAATATCTATGTCGCGGCCAACAGTGTTTCTTTCCAAAAATGGAATACCAGCCTTACCCGGTTGGATGCCCAAGGGATTGCCACCTGGACCGTCCCCTTCTTTCCGACCAGTTCGACCCAGCTTACCTACGTGCATGCCTTAGCGGCGGATAAGGGGGGTAATGTGTACCTCACAGGGATTACCAGGGGCAATCTCGTTGATCAAAACCAGGGCTACGATGATGTCTTTTTGCGTAAATATGGCTCAGACGGAAGCATCCTGTGGACTAAGCAATTCGGCACCGACAGCGATGATTACGGAAACGACCTAACAGTCGATTCGGTGGGGAATATATATGTCGTGGGATCGAGCATGGGCAAACTAAATGGCACCAACCAGGGCTCCTACGACGCCTTCGTCCGCAAATATAATATGGACGGCCAATTATTGAGAGGTCGGCAGTTCGGTACGAGCGACTTCGATATCGCCAATGCTGTCTGTGTTGATGATAACAACGCGGTTTATGTCGGAGGCAATACCAATGGCAATTTGGGCGGGGCAGCCAAGGGTAAATTAGATATATATCTCCGAAAGTATAAAATATTTCAATGA
- a CDS encoding transglutaminase family protein codes for MRYLLIEHDTVYDYGNPVILLQHRLLLRPREGRDIHVETAELRIAPAHRLRWQRDAYDNALAVVDFLEPARRLAIGSRVGLRHYQDRPLDFVVAEYAVYFPFQYPARERIDLGPYLPPVFGQDSAAVGAWLEQFWRVGQVVETYLLLDRINKAIAIGFVYQPREEPGVQSPATTLARRAGSCRDFATLFIDACHWLGLAARFVSGYLYEPTPIPAAGATHAWAEVYLPGAGWRGFDATSGQVVGDRHIAVAVHRHPEAVSPVTGAFTAVSPESPVMQVAVKVAEIAG; via the coding sequence ATGCGCTATTTGTTGATCGAACACGATACGGTCTATGACTACGGCAATCCCGTGATCCTGTTGCAGCACAGGCTGCTGCTGCGCCCCAGGGAAGGGCGGGATATCCATGTCGAGACGGCGGAACTGCGGATCGCCCCGGCCCACCGGCTACGCTGGCAGCGGGACGCCTACGACAACGCCTTGGCGGTGGTGGATTTCCTCGAACCGGCCCGGCGGCTTGCCATCGGAAGCCGCGTCGGCCTGCGCCACTACCAGGACCGGCCCCTGGATTTCGTGGTGGCGGAATACGCCGTTTATTTCCCTTTCCAATACCCGGCACGGGAGCGGATCGACCTCGGACCCTATCTCCCGCCGGTCTTCGGCCAGGACTCGGCGGCGGTGGGGGCTTGGCTGGAGCAGTTCTGGCGTGTCGGGCAGGTGGTCGAAACCTATCTCTTGCTCGACCGGATCAACAAGGCCATCGCGATCGGGTTCGTGTACCAGCCCCGCGAGGAGCCGGGCGTCCAATCCCCGGCGACCACCTTGGCGCGGCGCGCCGGTTCTTGCCGCGATTTCGCGACCTTGTTCATCGACGCCTGCCATTGGTTGGGACTAGCGGCGCGTTTCGTCAGCGGCTACCTGTACGAGCCGACGCCCATCCCGGCGGCGGGGGCCACCCATGCTTGGGCTGAGGTCTATCTGCCCGGTGCCGGTTGGCGGGGCTTCGACGCCACCTCGGGTCAGGTGGTCGGCGACCGGCACATCGCCGTCGCCGTACACCGGCATCCCGAAGCGGTGTCCCCGGTGACAGGGGCGTTCACCGCGGTTTCCCCGGAGTCGCCGGTCATGCAGGTGGCGGTAAAAGTGGCCGAGATCGCTGGCTAA
- a CDS encoding RNA recognition motif domain-containing protein → MSKKLYVGNLSYSVDNRELESLFAAHGSVSSANVITDRDTGRSKGFGFVEMGNDQEAKMAISALHGKDIDGRSLTVNEARPREERSGGFGGGGFGGGRRF, encoded by the coding sequence ATGAGCAAGAAATTATATGTCGGCAACCTGAGCTATTCCGTGGACAACCGCGAGCTCGAATCCCTGTTCGCCGCCCATGGCTCGGTGTCTTCCGCCAATGTCATCACCGACCGCGACACGGGCCGTTCCAAGGGCTTCGGCTTCGTGGAGATGGGCAACGACCAGGAGGCGAAGATGGCCATTTCCGCCCTGCACGGCAAGGATATCGATGGCCGCAGCCTGACCGTCAACGAAGCCCGTCCCCGCGAGGAACGGAGCGGTGGTTTCGGCGGTGGCGGCTTCGGCGGAGGCCGTCGCTTCTAA
- a CDS encoding RNA recognition motif domain-containing protein gives MLRIYAGNLPADLTEKEFTELFAQHGRVRSMDLVRDIFSGRCRGFGFIEMEGHEARAAISALNGFTLRGNSLRVNEERPRGRNGGRRHR, from the coding sequence ATGCTGAGAATCTACGCGGGCAACCTGCCCGCCGATCTCACCGAAAAGGAATTCACCGAACTGTTCGCCCAGCACGGGCGCGTGCGCTCCATGGATTTGGTGCGCGATATCTTCAGTGGCCGTTGCCGTGGCTTCGGTTTCATCGAAATGGAGGGCCACGAAGCCAGGGCCGCGATCAGCGCCCTGAACGGGTTCACCCTGCGCGGCAACAGCCTTCGTGTCAACGAAGAGCGCCCGCGCGGACGTAACGGCGGCAGAAGGCACCGCTAA
- a CDS encoding DEAD/DEAH box helicase, whose amino-acid sequence MAFTSLGLSEALLRAITEQGYGTPTPIQARAIPAVLEGRDLLAAAQTGTGKTAAFTLPLLQRLLADSPSRDPRRRPPRALVLVPTRELAAQVGDSVRAYGRHTGLRAATVYGGVGLNPQVAALRRGVDILIATPGRLLDLVGQGQADLSGIGFLVLDEADRMLDMGFIHDLKRILALLPRARQNLLFSATFPDDIRTLAAGLLNRPLSIDVAPRNAPAQRVSQTVYHVPQQGKPDLLAHLMSEGGWGQTLVFTRTKRGANKLAERLEQGGFQVAVIHGNKSQTARTQALAAFKADRVRILVATDIAARGLDIQQLPHVVNYELPHVPEDYVHRIGRTGRAGADGAAVSLVCREETPQLRDIERLLGRRLAAQPLPEVIESLFPADTLPDAAPSRRKNARPGAPSLARRTR is encoded by the coding sequence ATGGCTTTCACTTCCCTGGGGCTTTCCGAAGCCCTGCTGCGTGCCATCACCGAGCAAGGCTATGGCACGCCCACGCCCATCCAGGCCCGGGCCATTCCCGCTGTGCTGGAGGGCCGCGACCTTTTGGCCGCCGCCCAGACCGGCACCGGCAAGACCGCCGCCTTCACTTTGCCCCTGTTGCAACGCCTGCTGGCCGATTCCCCTTCCCGCGATCCGCGCAGACGCCCGCCCCGGGCCTTGGTACTGGTCCCCACCCGTGAACTCGCCGCCCAGGTCGGCGACAGCGTGCGTGCCTATGGCCGCCATACCGGCCTCCGCGCCGCCACGGTGTACGGCGGGGTCGGACTCAATCCCCAGGTGGCCGCCCTGCGCCGGGGCGTCGATATCCTGATCGCCACGCCCGGACGGTTGCTCGACCTGGTCGGCCAGGGCCAGGCCGACCTGTCCGGCATCGGCTTCCTGGTGTTGGACGAGGCCGACCGGATGCTCGACATGGGCTTCATCCACGATCTCAAGCGCATCCTGGCCTTGCTGCCCCGCGCCCGCCAGAACCTGCTGTTCTCGGCCACGTTCCCGGATGATATCCGCACGCTGGCAGCGGGACTGCTGAACCGTCCCCTGAGCATCGACGTGGCGCCCCGCAACGCCCCGGCCCAGCGGGTCAGCCAAACCGTCTACCACGTTCCGCAACAGGGCAAACCGGACCTGCTCGCCCATCTGATGAGCGAGGGCGGTTGGGGCCAGACCCTGGTCTTCACCCGCACCAAGCGCGGGGCCAACAAGCTGGCGGAGCGGTTGGAACAAGGCGGCTTCCAGGTCGCGGTGATCCATGGCAACAAGAGCCAGACCGCGAGAACCCAGGCGCTCGCCGCCTTCAAGGCCGACCGGGTGCGCATCCTGGTGGCGACCGATATCGCCGCCCGCGGCCTCGATATCCAGCAATTGCCACACGTGGTGAACTACGAGCTTCCCCATGTGCCCGAGGACTATGTACACCGCATCGGCCGCACGGGCCGGGCGGGCGCGGACGGCGCAGCGGTATCGCTGGTGTGTCGGGAGGAAACCCCGCAATTACGGGACATCGAGCGCCTCCTGGGTCGGCGCTTGGCCGCCCAGCCCTTGCCGGAGGTCATCGAATCCTTGTTCCCGGCGGACACCCTGCCGGACGCCGCCCCATCCCGCCGCAAGAACGCGCGGCCCGGCGCCCCATCCCTCGCCCGCCGCACCCGCTGA